The following coding sequences are from one Manduca sexta isolate Smith_Timp_Sample1 chromosome 7, JHU_Msex_v1.0, whole genome shotgun sequence window:
- the LOC115449426 gene encoding uncharacterized protein LOC115449426, whose product MAHKYWEAWVKVAFIPLVLTTTVADFTTECQRPCDCRWQSGNKAAICSNSSLKVVPGNLSNDIQILDLTNNNLQHLPQEAFKKVGLSNLKKLFLKECNIEAIHKTAFVTLAIMIELDLSKNKIRYLHPDTFKGTEKLRLINLSNNFIDKLEDGLFRNLKFLQKVEASNNMIVRIGTRAFVNLPQLKILRFDGNNLSHMKPETLIGLKNLSGLDLHNNPWRCDCNLQSFRDWVVTRNLYTPPTSCAEPASVRDKLWNELDSSNFACRPTILEPLPDSTVKSYDENVTLTCKVVGNPPPDVVWRFNGRAIEMKSFGELRHSISENTMDLIRWVNLTIINARYSDRGNYSCVAENPGGRDEKTLTLILSRFGTGGTIAGMDTDSFAILIGCLTAVVIIFGASLVVCYFTTQNGEIKRLIKNDSRSPNGEVLIEGSVASENEKGMKMEVNPVTKPPRKYEPPPSLTSEATEMSELNKTLLDNDSVIASNEENNRHIEPEPPKVSQETLLIDRLTQEHQAYPPDLLSFPLRGPQVSPAGVTAQNLESPVKSPGYGVASVNPALYSRFQSPYHGNMISPKGYVTLPRRPRAQESSLRPQVFSTVNGVIPYYDTFNMKLFHGANYYSLNKSEMDLGPLGKVSSNFDEELEPAPSPAPGTPHATIPRSSISSPNIHNQLLALQMANDQRPLKVLLAENECLLRYPKDLKIGYSGNLVGGTLGRRTAPKPPPKPRKRNSCEVKEPFLMNNSDNATQV is encoded by the exons ATGGCTCATAAATATTGGGAGGCATGGGTGAAAGTCGCTTTCATACCCCTGGTCTTAACTACGACGGTGGCAGACTTCACGACAGAATGCCAGCGGCCCTGCGACTGTAGGTGGCAGTCGGGCAACAAGGCAGCAATCTGCTCCAACTCAAGCTTGAAAGTCGTACCTGGAAACCTCAGCAACGACATCCAAATCTTAGACTTAACGAACAATAATCTACAACACCTACCCCAAGAAGCGTTCAAGAAGGTTGGACTGAGTAATCTaaagaaattgtttttgaaGGAGTGCAACATAGAGGCTATACACAAAACTGCGTTCGTGACGCTGGCAATCATGATAGAATTGGATTTATCCAAGAATAAAATACGCTACCTTCACCCGGACACGTTCAAAGGCACCGAGAAACTGAGGTTAATAAACTTAAGCAACAACTTTATAGATAAGTTAGAGGACGGGCTGTTCCGCAACTTGAAGTTTCTGCAGAAAGTCGAAGCGAGCAATAACATGATAGTGCGGATAGGAACTAGGGCCTTTGTGAATTTGCCACAACTGAAGATACTGCGTTTCGACGGAAACAATTTAAGCCACATGAAGCCGGAGACTTTGATAGGATTGAAGAATCTGTCCGGTCTCGACTTGCACAACAATCCGTGGCGCTGCGACTGCAACTTGCAATCGTTCCGCGACTGGGTGGTCACTCGCAATCTGTACACCCCTCCCACATCGTGCGCCGAGCCGGCCTCCGTCCGAGACAAACTTTGGAATGAATTAGATTCTTCAAACTTCGCGTGCAGGCCTACTATCCTCGAACCGCTGCCAGACTCTACGGTCAAAAGTTACGACGAGAACGTGACTTTAACTTGTAAAGTTGTTGGCAACCCACCACCTGACGTCGTGTGGCGTTTCAACGGTCGAGCAATCGAGATGAAATCGTTTGGAGAATTGAGACACTCGATTAGTGAGAACACAATGGATTTGATTAGATGGGTCAACTTGACCATCATAAACGCGAGGTATAGTGACAGAGGGAACTATTCCTGTGTGGCAGAGAACCCTGGAGGTCGAGACGAAAAGACTCTGACCTTGATATTGTCCAGGTTTGGCACTGGTGGTACAATAGCTGGAATGGACACGGATTCCTTCGCCATACTGATAGGTTGTCTGACTGctgtagttattatatttgggGCTTCGTTGGTCGTGTGCTATTTCACGACGCAGAATGGTGAAATTAAAAGACTGATTAAGAACGACTCCCGGTCTCCGAATGGGGAGGTGTTGATCGAGGGCTCGGTGGCGTCGGAGAATGAGAAGGGAATGAAGATGGAAGTGAACCCGGTGACGAAGCCTCCGCGGAAGTATGAGCCGCCTCCGTCCCTGACGAGCGAGGCGACGGAGATGTCGGAGCTGAACAAAACGTTGTTGGATAACGATTCTGTTATTG CATCCAACGAAGAGAACAACCGCCACATAGAACCGGAGCCGCCAAAAGTGTCGCAAGAGACGCTTTTAATCGACCGCCTTACTCAAGAGCACCAGGCTTACCCTCCAGACCTTCTATCATTCCCTCTGAGAGGCCCTCAAGTCTCTCCCGCCGGAGTGACAGCTCAGAACCTGGAGAGTCCTGTCAAATCTCCAGGATACGGAGTTGCATCAGTTAATCCTGCTTTGTACAGCAGGTTTCAGTCTCCGTATCATGGGAACATGATCAGTCCGAAAGGCTACGTTACTTTACCCAGAAGACCACGTGCCCAGGAAAGTTCACTACGACCTCAAGTTTTCTCCACTGTTAACGGAGTTATACCATATTACGACACGTTTAATATGAAACTCTTCCATGGCGCCAACTACTACAGCCTCAACAAGAGTGAGATGGACTTAGGCCCGCTGGGGAAGGTGAGCTCGAACTTCGATGAAGAACTGGAGCCAGCACCCTCACCAGCTCCCGGGACTCCTCACGCGACAATACCAAGAAGCAGCATCAGCTCCCCAAACATTCACAACCAGTTACTAGCTCTGCAAATGGCGAATGACCAAAGACCACTGAAGGTCTTGCTAGCAGAAAATGAATGTTTACTGCGATATCCAAAGGATTTGAAGATAGGGTATAGTGGAAACTTAGTTGGTGGTACATTAGGGAGAAGGACTGCACCGAAACCGCCTCCTAAGCCTAGGAAAAGGAATTCTTGTGAAGTGAAAGAACCATTTTTGATGAATAACAGCGATAATGCAACTCAAGTGTAA